The following coding sequences lie in one Xanthomonas hyacinthi genomic window:
- the cobA gene encoding uroporphyrinogen-III C-methyltransferase, which translates to MVLLSAGPGDLELLTLKAVKALAAAQVLLLDDLVNPDIVQFAPQARVIRVGKRGGCRSTPQDFICRLMRRYALQGANVVRAKGGEALLFGRAGEEIAFLRASGVAVRIVNGVSAGFAAAAGLGMSLTHRDHCHGITFITAHTQDHGEPDWAALCATRTTLAIYMGMGRIAALSAALRRHLPGATPAAVVQSASLPQQAQLLTTLERLALDVEGMGIGAPGVILIGGAVGEAQVQLAQLHAMQATA; encoded by the coding sequence GTGGTATTGCTGTCGGCCGGTCCCGGCGACCTGGAACTGCTGACGCTGAAGGCGGTCAAGGCGCTGGCCGCGGCGCAGGTGCTGCTGCTCGACGATCTGGTCAACCCGGACATCGTGCAGTTCGCGCCGCAGGCACGGGTGATCCGTGTCGGCAAGCGCGGCGGCTGCCGCTCCACGCCGCAGGATTTCATCTGCCGGCTGATGCGGCGTTATGCGTTGCAGGGCGCCAACGTGGTGCGCGCCAAGGGCGGCGAGGCGCTGCTGTTCGGCCGCGCCGGCGAGGAGATCGCGTTCCTGCGCGCCTCCGGCGTGGCGGTGCGCATCGTCAACGGCGTCAGCGCCGGGTTCGCCGCGGCGGCGGGGCTGGGCATGTCGCTGACCCATCGCGACCACTGCCACGGCATCACCTTCATCACCGCGCACACCCAGGACCATGGCGAGCCGGATTGGGCGGCGCTGTGTGCCACCCGCACCACGCTGGCGATCTACATGGGCATGGGCCGCATCGCCGCGCTGAGCGCCGCCCTGCGGCGGCACCTGCCCGGCGCCACGCCGGCGGCGGTGGTGCAATCGGCGAGCCTGCCGCAGCAGGCGCAGCTGCTGACCACGCTCGAGCGCCTGGCGCTCGATGTGGAAGGCATGGGCATCGGTGCGCCCGGGGTGATCCTGATCGGCGGCGCGGTCGGCGAGGCGCAGGTGCAGCTCGCGCAGTTGCATGCGATGCAGGCGACTGCATGA
- a CDS encoding molybdopterin oxidoreductase family protein — protein sequence MDGAHVPGARAAADTAARRTLTRSTCCYCGVGCGVLIETEHAADGAARIVGIEGDPEHPANYGRLCSKGRTLPDTVRSLHGRALQPELRTHRDAPRRAVDWAVALDSVAERLAGIVERHGPDAVAFYLSGQLLTEDYYVFNKLAKGLIGTNNIDTNSRLCMSSAVSGYKLALGADGPPTCYEDLDLARTVLLAGSNMAYAHPVLFRRLEDARARDPQVRWIVVDPRRTDTAAMADLHLPIQPGTDVALFNGMLHHLIWEDRIDRAFIAAHTQGFAELRQTLREYTPAMAADICGVPVADLVQAAEWFGRDAPALSLYCMGLNQSAHGTDKNLALIHLHLATAQIGKPGAGPFSLTGQPNAMGGREVGGMATMLAAHREIGSAADRAELERLWQLPAERLSARPGLPAVALFDALRRGEVKAVWIACTNPVHSMPDIAQVRDALRQAELVIVQEAFMHTDTVPYADVLLPAASWGEKDGTVTNSERCISRVRQALPAAGAARPDWWIANEVARRLEARLDAPAAGSRFGFADTAAVFDEHRALTVGRDLDIGGLDYARLDAQGPQQWPLPAGAAYGQARRYADGVFATADGRARFHPTPYKPVAEPTSARFPLRLLSGRLRDQWHGMSRSGRVPALFAHSPQPGLRMHPQDAARRGLREGDLVRVVSKRGSLVLPLEACEEMRSGDVFAAMHWNAQFLDNGGINELSLGTVDARSQQPELKHAAVRVEKAEFGWHLLLARRGDALALQAAAQPWLRDFGYAALSLQAEAGEQEQAWLVLRAAAEQAPAAAQLEALAAALALVGGDADTLEYRDVRRGLLKRVAWRGAAPASHLDGLLLAGAQRDAGGEALLERALSGAAWHGARLAAFAQAGGGARDPVVCQCTQVRESAIRAEAARGAAPAEIRTRLGCGSVCGSCMPQVLRLCATAVRA from the coding sequence ATGGACGGCGCGCACGTGCCCGGCGCGCGCGCGGCCGCGGACACCGCGGCGCGGCGCACGCTGACCCGTTCCACCTGCTGCTACTGCGGGGTCGGCTGCGGCGTGCTGATCGAGACCGAGCACGCCGCCGACGGCGCCGCGCGCATCGTCGGCATCGAAGGCGACCCGGAACACCCGGCCAATTACGGCCGCCTGTGCAGCAAGGGCCGCACCTTGCCGGACACCGTGCGCAGCCTGCACGGCCGCGCGTTGCAGCCGGAACTGCGCACGCACCGCGACGCGCCGCGGCGCGCGGTGGACTGGGCGGTGGCGCTGGACAGCGTGGCCGAGCGCCTGGCCGGCATCGTCGAGCGGCACGGGCCGGACGCGGTGGCGTTCTACCTGTCCGGGCAGTTGCTGACCGAGGACTACTACGTCTTCAACAAGCTGGCCAAGGGCCTGATCGGCACCAACAACATCGACACCAATTCGCGGCTGTGCATGTCCAGCGCGGTCAGCGGCTACAAGCTGGCGCTGGGCGCGGACGGCCCGCCGACCTGCTACGAGGACCTGGACCTGGCCAGGACCGTGCTGCTGGCCGGCAGCAACATGGCCTATGCGCATCCGGTGCTGTTCCGCCGGCTCGAGGACGCGCGCGCACGCGATCCGCAGGTGCGCTGGATCGTGGTCGATCCGCGCCGCACCGACACCGCGGCGATGGCCGACCTGCATCTGCCGATCCAGCCCGGCACCGACGTGGCGCTGTTCAACGGCATGCTGCATCACCTGATCTGGGAAGACCGCATCGACCGCGCGTTCATCGCCGCGCATACGCAGGGCTTCGCCGAACTGCGGCAGACGCTGCGCGAATACACACCGGCGATGGCCGCCGACATCTGCGGCGTGCCGGTCGCCGACCTGGTGCAGGCGGCGGAGTGGTTCGGCCGCGATGCGCCGGCGCTGTCGCTGTACTGCATGGGCCTGAACCAGTCGGCACACGGCACCGACAAGAACCTGGCGCTGATCCATCTGCACCTGGCCACCGCGCAGATCGGCAAGCCCGGCGCCGGCCCGTTCTCGCTGACCGGGCAGCCGAATGCGATGGGCGGGCGCGAGGTCGGCGGCATGGCGACGATGCTGGCCGCGCACCGCGAGATCGGCAGCGCCGCCGATCGCGCCGAGCTGGAGCGGCTGTGGCAGCTGCCGGCCGAGCGCCTGTCGGCGCGTCCCGGCCTGCCGGCGGTGGCGCTGTTCGATGCGCTGCGCCGCGGCGAGGTCAAGGCGGTGTGGATCGCCTGCACCAATCCCGTGCACTCGATGCCGGACATCGCGCAGGTGCGCGACGCGCTGCGCCAGGCCGAGCTGGTGATCGTGCAGGAGGCCTTCATGCACACCGACACGGTGCCCTACGCCGACGTGCTGCTGCCGGCGGCGAGCTGGGGCGAGAAGGACGGCACGGTGACCAATTCCGAGCGCTGCATCTCGCGCGTGCGCCAGGCGCTGCCGGCAGCGGGTGCGGCCAGGCCGGACTGGTGGATCGCCAACGAAGTGGCGCGGCGGCTGGAAGCACGGCTGGATGCGCCGGCCGCCGGCTCGCGCTTCGGCTTTGCCGATACTGCGGCGGTGTTCGACGAGCACCGTGCATTGACTGTAGGCCGCGACCTGGACATCGGCGGGCTGGACTACGCGCGGCTGGACGCACAAGGCCCGCAGCAATGGCCGCTGCCGGCCGGCGCCGCATACGGCCAGGCGCGGCGCTACGCCGACGGCGTGTTCGCCACCGCCGACGGCCGTGCGCGCTTCCATCCCACGCCCTACAAGCCGGTCGCCGAGCCGACCTCCGCACGGTTTCCGCTGCGTCTGCTGAGCGGGCGCCTGCGCGACCAGTGGCATGGCATGTCGCGCAGCGGTCGGGTGCCGGCGCTGTTCGCGCACAGCCCGCAGCCGGGCCTGCGCATGCATCCGCAGGACGCGGCGCGGCGCGGCCTGCGCGAGGGCGACCTGGTGCGCGTCGTCAGCAAGCGCGGCAGCCTGGTGCTGCCGCTGGAAGCGTGCGAGGAAATGCGCTCGGGCGACGTGTTCGCGGCGATGCACTGGAACGCGCAGTTCCTGGACAACGGCGGCATCAACGAACTCAGCCTGGGCACGGTGGACGCGCGCTCGCAGCAGCCCGAACTCAAGCACGCCGCGGTGCGCGTGGAGAAGGCCGAGTTCGGCTGGCACCTGCTGCTGGCACGGCGCGGCGATGCGCTCGCGCTGCAGGCCGCGGCGCAGCCGTGGCTGCGCGACTTCGGCTACGCCGCGCTGAGCCTGCAGGCCGAGGCCGGCGAACAGGAGCAGGCCTGGCTGGTGCTGCGCGCGGCCGCCGAGCAGGCGCCGGCGGCCGCGCAGCTGGAAGCGCTGGCCGCGGCGTTGGCGCTGGTCGGCGGCGACGCCGACACGCTCGAATACCGCGACGTGCGCCGCGGCCTGCTCAAGCGCGTGGCCTGGCGCGGCGCCGCACCGGCCAGCCATCTCGATGGCCTGCTGCTGGCCGGCGCACAGCGCGATGCCGGCGGCGAAGCGCTGCTCGAGCGCGCGTTGAGTGGCGCCGCCTGGCACGGTGCGCGGCTGGCGGCGTTCGCGCAGGCCGGCGGCGGCGCGCGCGATCCGGTGGTGTGCCAGTGCACCCAGGTGCGCGAATCGGCGATCCGCGCCGAGGCCGCGCGCGGCGCGGCGCCGGCCGAGATCCGCACGCGGCTGGGCTGCGGCAGCGTGTGCGGCTCGTGCATGCCGCAGGTGCTGCGGCTGTGCGCCACGGCGGTGCGCGCATGA